The Methanothermobacter sp. CaT2 DNA window ATATTTAGTTTTGTTTCTTTGTATTAACCAGCTTTCCGGTCTGCAGTGACTTCTAGTGATTGAAGTAGCTATTCTCTCCTGTAGAGCCCCACTATCCTTGCCTCAGCCAGTACATGGCCCTCCATTGCCTCAAGGACATCCTCCTTACCAGCCCCGGGTTCAAGGTCCAGCATGGTGTCAAGGGCGTAGAGTCTGAAGAAGTACCTGTGCACACCGGATGGAGGGCAGGGGCCCCTGTAGCCTATGGTTCCAGAGTCGTTGTAGCCCTGGACTGACCCATCAGGTAGCCTCCCCATCGCTGGAACATTCTCATCAAGCCCCCCTGAGGTGGGGGGTATGTTGAATATAACCCAGTGGGTCCACACCTTTGAGGGTGCATCGGGGTCATCACATATGAGTGCAAGGGATTGGGCCTCCTCAGGTACACCATCCCAGGAGAGGGGTGGCGATATGTTTTCACCATCACACGTGTACCTTGAGGGTATCCTTCCACCATCATTGAATGCACGGGTCTTGAGGTTCATGGTATCACCTAACAGATTATATGTTCCCTGTCATTAATTATTATTATGGACTACAAGGTGAACTCGGCATCTGATAACAGTGTCTTCGTTGAGACGGAGTCCTACAGAAGGCTTCTTGAAGCCCTTGAGGTTATCAGGGAGTCCCGCGGCAACATACTCCATGTTGTGGGCGCCCCAGGGACAGGTAAATCAGCCAACCTCTACAGGGGTATCCAGGAGGTGGGGCTTGATGTATATGAAGTGCCATGTAACCTTGAGTCATCGGATGTGGACGCAGATTATGTGTTCAGGCACCTCTTAGATGAGATGAAGGCGGAGCTCGGTGCAGATAACAGGAGGGATCTTTACAGGAAACTTGCTGAATTTGATGCTGTGGTCTTTGCTGACAGATTCCATGACAGCCACGATTTCTCAGAGTTCATGGGTTTCAGCCAGTGGACAGCCACGGCGGGATCTGAAACACTGAAGTTCTACCTGAGATGCATTCGTGAGTACATGGGAAACAGGGGGGCATTCAGGAACATGAACATAATCTTCCAGACAGCCTGGAGGTTCTACTTCAGGGGTAAAAAGCTGGACATCTTCACTGACATACCCATCCTCTCGTCAGTGCTCTTCCACACCCTCAGGATCCCCTTCACAGCTGTAAGGATAGATTACACCGTAACTGAAACCTTAAATATAATAAAGGCCCATTCAGGTGCTGATGAGGAAGAGATAAGGCGTTACATAGAATTATATGGATGCAGACCAAGAACCGTTCTGGAGAAGATGAGATCATGCTGAGTACACTCCTACGTTCAACGAGAATGAGCTGGTGTGCCAAGAACATCCACATGTACCTTCTGGCACTCACCTATGCCTCAGATGCAGACCCCATCAGATTCATTTCAGGACTCTTCACCGTGACGCTCCTCTGGGGGGCTCTCTATTCACTTAACGACTTCACTGACATTGAAACTGACAGGAACGACCGCATGAAGAGGGGAAGACCCTTCATAGAGAACCATGTTGAACCCAGGGATGTCCTGCTTTTTATAGGCGTACTTCTTGTGGCATCCACTGCACTCGCATATATCATTCATCCGCTATTCTGCCTGATACTCCTTCTCATGGTCCTCAACCAGTTCATCTACACACTCCCACCCCTCAGACTGAAGGACACCCCCCTCGCACCACTAGCGAGTACCGCCACAAACACGGTTCTGAGACTGGCATCCGCCGCTGTCCTCCTGGGGGGTATCCTCATTGTCCCGGTCCCGGTCTACATTTTAATGTACCTTGCAGGTATGGGCACATACCTCATGTACAAGGAGAGAAAGGTTCCGACAACCCTGGTTTCTGTTCTGTTCTGTGTCCTCCTTGCCTGGAGCTACACTGGAGGTTACATCAGCATGCTGCAGATCCTCCTTGTGATAGTCCCGCCCTTCATAGCCACTGTACCACTTTATCTATCCAACTTCACAGAAAGGGAGCGGATGGTGGAGGTGGCTGATCTGCTTTACCACAGGGTTCTTGTGGCATTCTACCTGGTATGCATAGCGGTGCTTCTGGTGGGTTAGATGCTCTTTTCTTTTTACAGTGGAGAATTCTAAAAAATCAGATCAGATAAGTTTAACTAAATTTTCTGGAAATAGATTAAAGGGATAGGTTTCAGTTAATGGGTTCTTCACTGCCACCCAAATATAAAATTAGAAGAGTTTGCCCAGTTTAATGAGGGCCTTTG harbors:
- a CDS encoding YbhB/YbcL family Raf kinase inhibitor-like protein → MNLKTRAFNDGGRIPSRYTCDGENISPPLSWDGVPEEAQSLALICDDPDAPSKVWTHWVIFNIPPTSGGLDENVPAMGRLPDGSVQGYNDSGTIGYRGPCPPSGVHRYFFRLYALDTMLDLEPGAGKEDVLEAMEGHVLAEARIVGLYRRE
- a CDS encoding ATP-binding protein, coding for MDYKVNSASDNSVFVETESYRRLLEALEVIRESRGNILHVVGAPGTGKSANLYRGIQEVGLDVYEVPCNLESSDVDADYVFRHLLDEMKAELGADNRRDLYRKLAEFDAVVFADRFHDSHDFSEFMGFSQWTATAGSETLKFYLRCIREYMGNRGAFRNMNIIFQTAWRFYFRGKKLDIFTDIPILSSVLFHTLRIPFTAVRIDYTVTETLNIIKAHSGADEEEIRRYIELYGCRPRTVLEKMRSC
- a CDS encoding UbiA family prenyltransferase, producing the protein MLSTLLRSTRMSWCAKNIHMYLLALTYASDADPIRFISGLFTVTLLWGALYSLNDFTDIETDRNDRMKRGRPFIENHVEPRDVLLFIGVLLVASTALAYIIHPLFCLILLLMVLNQFIYTLPPLRLKDTPLAPLASTATNTVLRLASAAVLLGGILIVPVPVYILMYLAGMGTYLMYKERKVPTTLVSVLFCVLLAWSYTGGYISMLQILLVIVPPFIATVPLYLSNFTERERMVEVADLLYHRVLVAFYLVCIAVLLVG